The following proteins come from a genomic window of Ilumatobacter coccineus YM16-304:
- a CDS encoding class II glutamine amidotransferase: MCRVLAYIGPEIPLESLLLTPENSLINQTLDPELHPLLQLAGWGFGAWSDHLLEPEKPLLYRRPMAAFYDDNARSVIPSLQASTLLAHVRAAAYDSTTVLTDENCHPFSYEGTPWIMAQNGALPNWKVLQRDLLEHCDDRYLEQMRGTTDTEFLYVLLLSLLDGDEDDDVQRGFETMLRLILRAMKRLDRVELTKLKLALVAPNRIIGANYGSDHDGATVATADWRELREAEPGTDDHARSMLLEPMYLLTGRNFEDHENSYGVDVTPVDEAMSAIFASEPLTDDASEWSTIEFGEMVALHKTASGITKTVSTLDI; this comes from the coding sequence ATGTGCCGGGTGCTGGCCTACATCGGGCCCGAGATACCACTCGAGAGCCTGCTGCTCACACCCGAGAACAGCCTGATCAACCAGACGCTCGACCCCGAACTCCACCCGCTGCTCCAGCTCGCGGGTTGGGGCTTCGGCGCGTGGAGCGACCACCTGCTCGAGCCCGAGAAGCCGTTGCTGTACCGCCGGCCGATGGCCGCGTTCTACGACGACAACGCGCGCAGCGTGATCCCGAGCTTGCAGGCGAGCACGTTGCTCGCGCATGTTCGAGCCGCGGCGTACGACTCCACGACGGTCCTCACCGACGAGAACTGCCACCCGTTCTCGTACGAGGGAACACCGTGGATCATGGCCCAGAACGGCGCCCTGCCGAACTGGAAGGTGCTCCAACGCGACCTGCTCGAGCACTGCGACGACCGTTACCTCGAACAGATGCGAGGGACCACCGACACCGAGTTCCTCTACGTGCTCCTGCTGTCGCTGCTCGACGGCGACGAGGACGACGACGTGCAACGCGGCTTCGAAACCATGTTGCGTCTGATCCTGCGGGCGATGAAGCGCCTCGACCGAGTCGAACTGACGAAGTTGAAGCTCGCGCTGGTGGCACCGAACCGGATCATCGGCGCGAACTACGGATCAGATCACGACGGTGCCACGGTGGCGACCGCCGACTGGCGTGAGCTCCGCGAGGCCGAGCCCGGCACCGACGACCACGCGCGGTCGATGCTGCTCGAGCCGATGTATCTGCTCACCGGCCGCAACTTCGAAGATCACGAGAACTCGTACGGCGTCGACGTCACACCGGTCGACGAGGCGATGTCGGCGATCTTCGCGTCCGAACCGTTGACCGACGACGCCTCCGAATGGTCGACCATCGAGTTCGGTGAGATGGTCGCGCTGCACAAGACCGCGAGCGGCATCACGAAGACGGTGTCGACGCTCGACATCTGA
- a CDS encoding pyridoxamine 5'-phosphate oxidase family protein has protein sequence MTQELMPEQTDDVSARTAGVSNHTDGTVRGRLGSVSSRFAAAVSTGLSRAADRVGRLASERGDGSNDDPADELSLEQLIARAGDIRTVMVTTVDERGTLSSRPLTVQRIADDGDLAFIVDRNAEWVTQAVEPINVAFVDGSRTWISVAGRMTLDDDRAALDELWDPMTDAFFPDGKNDGPIVLRVLSDRWEYWTAPNRAIQLIEVVRAKFGDGSTDLGDSGAVET, from the coding sequence ATGACACAGGAACTCATGCCCGAACAGACCGATGACGTGTCGGCGCGTACCGCTGGCGTGTCGAACCACACCGACGGAACGGTGCGCGGACGCCTCGGGTCGGTGTCGTCGCGGTTCGCGGCGGCCGTATCGACCGGACTCTCCCGAGCCGCTGACCGTGTCGGTCGCCTTGCTTCGGAACGCGGCGACGGATCGAACGACGACCCCGCCGACGAACTGTCGCTGGAGCAGCTCATCGCGCGCGCCGGCGACATCCGGACCGTCATGGTCACGACCGTCGACGAGCGCGGCACGCTGTCATCGCGACCGCTCACCGTCCAGCGGATCGCCGACGACGGCGACCTCGCGTTCATCGTCGACCGGAATGCCGAGTGGGTGACCCAGGCCGTCGAGCCGATCAACGTCGCCTTCGTCGACGGCTCACGGACGTGGATCTCGGTCGCCGGACGAATGACCCTCGACGACGACCGAGCGGCACTCGACGAACTCTGGGATCCGATGACCGATGCCTTCTTCCCCGACGGCAAGAACGACGGACCGATCGTCCTTCGCGTGCTGTCCGATCGATGGGAGTACTGGACCGCGCCGAACCGTGCGATCCAGTTGATCGAAGTCGTGCGGGCGAAGTTCGGCGACGGCTCGACCGACCTGGGTGACTCGGGAGCCGTCGAGACCTGA